The genomic segment CATTTTTCCTTCTGCACCTGTGCGGTTGTAAACCGCTCTTTACTCTTTGCTTGCCTTTAGCTCTGTATTTTACTATACTAATAGTATGCAAACGCAAAATTTTACCGTTACCGGTATGAGCTGTGCCGCATGTTCCGCTAATGTGGAAAAGGCGGTCGGCCGTCTTGCCGGTGTGGAAACGGTTCAAGTAAATCTTCTAACGAAGCGGATGGCCGTTAAGTATAATCCTGAGGCTGTTGATGAACATACCATCATACAAACAGTAGAAAAAAGCGGTTACGGCGCGTTTTCTCTTTCAGAAGGAAATACGGCTCAACCCCCTGCGCAACACGCTGATGCCGAAATAGCCGACTCCGAAAAAAAGCAGTTTATTTTTTCGCTTTTCTTCCTTATCCCATTGATGTATGTGTCTATGGGGAGAATGCTCAAGCTGCCCCAACCGCCCTTTTTTACGGGGGCGGAGAACGCGCTCATCTTTGTCTTTACGCAATTTCTGCTCACTCTGCCGGTTTTGGTGTTGAACCGCCGCTTTTTTATCAACGGACTTACGAGCTTATTCCACGGCGCTCCGAATATGAATAGCCTTATTGCCGTCGGTTCAGGCGCCGCAGCAATCTACGGTGTGTTTGCGCTGTACCGGATCGGATACGGCTTGGGGCACGGTCAGTTGGATATTGTACGCCTCTATGTAAAGGATTTGTATTTTGAATCCTCGGCGATGATTTTAACGCTGATTTCTTTAGGGAAATTTTTGGAAGCGCGGGCAAAAAAGAAAACCTCCGAAGCGTTGGAAAAATTGATCCAGCTTCGGCCTCGGACTGCACAAGTATTGCGGAACGGGATTGAGGTTGAAATTCCCGTCGAAAATATTGCGGTTGGCGATACAATTATTATTCGACCCGGACAAACGCTGCCCGTTGACGGTACTATTATAGAAGGAAGTACATCGCTTGACGAATCGGCCGTTACCGGAGAAAGTCTCCCCGTGGAGAAGACGGTGGGCGATTCAGTCATCAGCGCCTCGCATAATTTATCGGGCAGTTTTATCTTCCGTGCCGATAAAGTAGGAAACGATACGACATTGGCGCGGATTATTGCGCTTGTGGAAGAAGCGTCTTCATCAAAAGCTCCGGTTGCAAAGCTGGCGGATGTTATCAGCGGGTATTTCGTACCGATAGTTATGCTCATTTCGCTCGCAGCCTTTATCGGCTGGCTTGTCGCAGGGGCTTCTTTTGAATTTGCGCTTTCAACAGCCATTTCCGTGTTGGTAATTTCGTGCCCCTGTGCACTCGGTCTTGCGACGCCTACTGCCATTATGGCCGGTACGGGCAAGGGCGCTCAACTCGGCATCCTCATCCGTTCTGCGGAAGGACTGGAACTTGCCCACCGTGTTACCGCCGTTCTGCTCGATAAGACGGGTACCATTACGGAAGGAAAACCGACGCTGCAGCACATCGAAGTATTTTCTCCCCAATACACCGAGAATGATATTCTGTGGATTGCCTACAGTCTTGAACATTTATCCGAACATCCGCTCGCCCATGCAATTATCATGGCTGCAGAAGAAAAAAAACTGGCGCCGTTTAAGGTAAACGGTTTTATGGCGGTGCACGGAAAGGGAATTTACGGAACCGCCGCAGTCAATGACCTTAACGGAACCTCATCGATCGGAAATGTAAGGATCGGTGCAGGAAATACGAAGCTATGCAGCGAGTTAGGCATTCCGGTATCGGGGACTGTTCAGGCACGGCTTGCGGAGGCTGCCGAAAACGGCGCTTCGCCGTTGCTGATTATAATCGGAGATGAATGTGCCGGCCTTATCGCCGTCGCCGATCCGGTAAAAGAAGGCAGTATCCGGGCTATTCAGGATTTTCACGAGATGAGTATCCATACGGTTATGCTGACCGGCGACAATCAACGGACTGCAGAAGCCATTCAAAAGATTGTCGGCGTCGGGGAAGTCGCTGCGGAGTTATTGCCGCAGGACAAAAAGGCAAAGGTCGAATATTATCGCTCAAAAGGTTTTTCACCGGCCTTTATCGGCGACGGTATTAACGACGCACCCGCACTCACTGCTGCGGATGTCGGCATCGCAATCGGCGGCGGTACGGATATCGCAATAGAAAGCGCCGATATCGTACTGATGAACAACAGCCTCGAAACTGCGGTCACCGCAATTCAGCTTAGTAAGGCTGTTATGCGCACGATTAAGCAAAATTTGTTCTGGGCGCTTTTTTATAATTCGCTCTGTATCCCGCTTGCCGCCGGGGTATTTTATACCCTGTTTGGGCTAAGGCTTAGTCCCATGTTTGCCGCCGCCGCAATGAGCTTCAGTTCGGTGTCGGTGGTTACCAATGCGCTGCGGTTGAATAGATTCCGTCCTAAACATATTGAACAGACTGCCAATAATATGCAATACTGCGCCATCGCTACCGCGGAGCCGGCGGAAAAAACGGAAAATATAACTCATAAGGAGAATACCGATATGAAACAAATTACGTTAAATATTGAAGGAATGTCGTGCGGGCACTGTTCCGCTCGTGTTGAAAAAGCACTGAATACTATCGAAGGGGTTTCGGCAAAAGTAAATTTGGAGGCAAAGACCGCCGCTGTCACGTATCCTGAAAATGTAACCGTTGAAGCTCTTAAAGCTGCCGTAACCGATGCAGGTTATTCGGTAACCGGTTCACACTAAAGAGCATAACCTAACACAGATTAGATACGGATTTATATCGGTTCTCGCTGCCATGTATAAGTTACGGCTATCCCTTGCTGCCTTTATTTTTTCCCTCTTGATGAGCCCGCTTTTAGCGGCGGCTCCGGTAAAAATTACTTTTTCTGCCGATAAGATGCAGGGGTCCGGCCAAAAAGGGCAAAATTCAACCGCATTAACCGGTAACGCAAAGGTAAGTGTCGATTCTCTCAATATTTACGGTGAACGAATCGAGCTCTACGGTAAGGATTACCGGTATATCAGGGCAAGCGGGAACGTAACCGGAGAAGATGCCGAAAAAGGATTTACGTTTTCTGCAGCCTCATTATCTTATGACCGCGAAACGGAAGTAGCGGAGTTTATGGGGCAAGCAAAGGTCGAAGACACCAAAAATAAGGTTGAAACGGCGGCCGAGCGTATCGAATATAATCAAAAAAACGAAATTATTCTTTTACAAATGGCCGTAAAATTAAAAAGCAAAGATATTATCTGCGATTCGCTTTTTGCCGTGTATAACCGGAATACCTCTATGCTGGAACTCACCGGAAAACCCGCGGTTAAGAAAGGAAAAGATGAATTTAAGGCTGCCCGAATATCGGTTGACCTTGAAACCGAGGATATTAAACTTGAAGGAAAGGTGAGTGGTTCCGTTACGGAAGAAAAAGAAGATGCAACTGCAGCCGAAACTTCTGCAAAGGAAGAACCGAAAACACCATGAGCGATAGCCTTGAATATGTATCTCAAGAGAATGAAATGCAGCAGGATATTGAACATTCGGAACTGAATACGGAGATAGCGCTCATTGTTTCCGAGCCGTTTGATGAGCCTGATAGCCCTGATGTGCCGGTACAAAATAATTTTTTATACGGTACTCAGTGCTCTGCAGATTCTAATGTGCCTAAAAGTATCTTACGCGCAGAAGGTTTGAATAAATCATTCCGCAAAAAACAAGCAGTCAAGGATGTGAGTTTTTCTATGGCGCAGGGGGAAGTTGTCGGACTTCTCGGTCCGAACGGAGCGGGGAAAACAACCAGCTTTTACATGATTGTCGGGTTCTACACCCCGAATTCCGGCGGCATCTACCTTGATGACCGGCGTATTACCGAACTTCCGATGTATAAGCGTGCCCGCATCGGCATATCTTATTTACCCCAAGAGGCCTCCGTATTTCGTAAACTCTCCGTTGAGCAAAATATCGACGCTATTTTGGAAACACGGAAAGATTTAAGCCGTGCGGAGCGGAAGGAAAAACTCGATTCGCTATTGGAAGAATTCGGAATTACTGCCAATCGGAAACAACCCGCTTATACGTTATCCGGCGGAGAGCGTAGACGTACCGAAATTGCGCGGGCCCTTGCTATCGAACCTAAATTTTTATTGCTCGACGAACCCTTTGCCGGTATCGATCCGATCGCCGTACACGACATCAAGTTGATTATCAGATTACTTGCACGGCAGAACATCGGTGTGCTTATTACCGATCACAATGTCCGCGATACCTTGGAAATTACCGACCGCGCATACATTATCAATAAGGGCGAAATTGTGGAACAGGGGCCGCGTGATAAGATATTGGAATCCGAGATTGCACGGAAAGTCTATCTCGGAGAAGAATTCAGAATGTAATGGAGATTCTATGAAATATATTTGGCTTGCGGCCGGCTGCCTTTTTTTAGGATTCGGCCTCGTCGGTGTTGTGCTGCCTATTTTGCCCACAACCCCCTTTATACTTGTTGCGGTTTTTTGTTTTGCAAAAAGTTCTGAGCGTATGCATCGATGGCTGCTTTCTACCCAATTGTATCAGAAACACGTTAAAAAGTTTAACGAAACCCGCACAATGACGCTTAAAGAAAAAATAACGATTTTAGCTGTCGCATCCGTGATGCTGCTTGCAGGATTTTATTTTTCAAAGCAAATATATGCCCGCATCCTTATCATCATTGTGATGTGTATTAAATATTATATCTTTATTTTTAAGATAAAAACCGCTCCCGGCAAAACGAAAAAAGAAATGCCGGAAGTATCGGCTATTGATTCGGATCGGCAGAACTAGGCGAGAGTTCTTCTTACTCCTGCTCATTAAGGGAGTTTTCGTTTCCCTCATCGGACGCAGGGGCTTCCGGCTCCGCATCTTTTACAGAAAAAAGCTGCATGGTCAGCTTTTTTCCCATACCGTCTACCGCTAAGGTAAGGTTACAGGTATCAGGGCTGAGCGTTCCCGTTAAGACTGCCTGAGGTTTGGACATCGCAACCTTATAAATTCCTACAAGGCTGTCAAGTGCATATCCGCCGCCGGCCTTTTGGGCTACTTCTTCTTGCGGAATAAGAAATTGAAAAGATGAAGCAAACGGCATCTTTCCCAGCTTAAATTTTTCCGATTGTATTTCAATATCGCCTGACGGAAGTGAGGTTACAATCAGCGTTATTTTATTCTCAACGGTTTCTTTCCCAACGGTACTGTAGATAGTTTTTTCTACGCCGTTGGAAAGTGCTTTAACATTGACCGTTTGGCGGTACAAAACCGTACTTTCGGCGCCGAAGACAAGGGCTACAGCGCTTAGATAAAAAAAGGTTAATAAAACTTTCATATTTTTTCATCATAATATCGGCATAAAAAATGTCAAGGCTTGATTACAAAGATGCTGCAATACGTCTAAGCCTATTTCTGATATACCAGTTTGATGGGACAATGATCGGAGCCTAATACATCAGCCATAATTGACGATTCACGGATATTCGGTAAAAAGGCGTTATCAACGCAGTGATAATCTATCCTCCATCCGATATTTTTCTCACGGGCATGGAAACGGTAGCTCCACCATGTATACCGGTGAGGTTCCGCACAAAAATGCCGAAAGGTATCGATATATCCCGCCTGTGTAAAAGTATCCATCCATGCCCGTTCTTCGGGTAGATAACCGGGGTTTTGTTCGTTGGATTTCGGATTAGCAAGATCGATAGGTTTATGGGCGATGTTGTAGTCCCCGCAGAGTACGATATGCCGGCCATCCTTTTGTAACGCATTACAAAACTCAAGCATTGCGGCGCAAAAATCAAGCTTATAGTCGAGCCGGGCGCCTCCTTCTTGGGAGTTCGGAAAATATGCAGAAATAACCGATACCGTATCGAAATCGGCGACAAGAACCCGCCCTTCATCATCAAAGGCGGGTAGATTCATCGTACGGATATTGAGCGGTTCTTTTTTACAGAAAACTGCTGTTCCCGAATAGCCGGGCTTTTTAGCGGCCTGCCAATACGTTTTATACGTTCCTTCTTTCCAAGCAGGGGTTATCAGCTCCGAAGGCAGCTGCTCTTTACGAGCCTTCGTTTCCTGTAAACAAAGTACGTCGGGGCTTTCGGTATAGAGCCATTCCAAAAAGCCTTTTTTTTGGGCTGCCCTAATACCGTTTACATTCCATGATATAACCGAAGTCATAGTTCGTTATTCGATTGCAATACCGTGGCGTTTTTTAGGATACTGTTTAAGCATCGCAATTGAATTTCGTTTATCGCCGAATACAAAGCCGCCGTTCCAATACTCAAGCGCAGCAAATAAAGCGTTTCCGCCGTCGTTGTCATCGCTTTGAGCCGTTCTAAAAGATACATAGTCGCCAAGGTTGGTAAAATCCTGTTTATGCAAACATTCAAGCCGTTTTCGGTTAAACTCGTTCCATTTTTCTATGTCCTGAAAGCCCGCTCCTTCATCTTCTACAATGAGGTGGGCATGTTCGGAACTGAATTCGTACCATACCTTTACCTTTTTTTTAGGATCGCATTTATTCCCGTGTTTTACGGCATTTTTGATGATTTCGCTAATTTGCTGTTCCAGCAAGTTAATTCCCTTAATTTCCAGCGGGGCTGATTGCACAATTAAAAGGGTAAAATAGCGAATCTGCCGAAAATCGGAAGGAAATTCCTTGTAAAGCATACCGGTTTTATCGAATAACGGATCCTTTCCGTCAACGCGTAATTCTTTAATCATAGTATAACATTCTCCTATTGACTATTCGCTAATTTTTGTAAAGCTTCTTCCAAACTATTGGTAATGGGAAAGAAACCCATCAGCTTTGTTAATTCGATAACTTTTTTTACCGAACCGTGAATATTGGTAATATACAATTTCAAATTTTTCTTTTTTAAGGTGGAACAGATATAAATCAGCGCGCCGATGCCGGAAGAATCGATGTATTCAACTTCTTCAAGGTTGAGTACAATACATTTAATCTGGCGTTCAAGCATCTTTGCAATCAATTCCTTTAGTTTATAGGAATTGTACAAATCCATCTCCCCGCTTATATCAACAATGTACACCTCTTTGTTTTTTCGAATTTTCAGTTCCATACTCTGTTCTCCTTAACGCTACTTTACCTTAATAATCATCACCGTTTGGTCATCATGCGGTGAGGTTTTTCCCATAAAGATTTTTAGTTGTTTATTAATTGTATCGGTAATCGCCTTTGCAGGCAATGAGGCATTTGCAGCTAAAAGTTCAGCAAGCGCCTTGAGGCCGAACGGTTCTCCCCGATCATTAAGCGTTTCAATAATGCCATCGGTAAATAGCACTGCAATGTCTCCTTTTTCAACAGGAATCTTTTTGCATGTATAGACCGATTTAATATCGACGCCGATAGGATCGGATTTTTGCTCAAGCCGGACTAATTTTTTGGCTGAAGCTTTCCACAAAAGAAGCGACTGCGTGCCTGCATTGACATATTCGATACTCTTCTCTGCAGGAATATACGCCAATAACGATATGCTTGCATAGTGATCGATTGAAATTTTACCGGTAATTCCCTTATTCAAAATATCGAGAATACTCTGGGTGCTCTGTGCCGTATTGGTGATAAGATAGAGCAGCGAGCGAATCATCACCATAACGATACAGGCATGGATACTTTTACCGGCAACATCGGCCGTAATGCAGAAAAGCCGATCTTTCTGATTCTGAATAATATCGTAATAATCGCTGCAAACGCCCCGCGCCTGATTAAGAAGCACCGAAAAATTCAAGTCGGGCGTATCGATAAGCTTCTTAGGCAGTAAAATTCTCTGAATACGGCTTGCAATATCGGTTTCGTTTTCAATCGTGTTTAATTCGGTTTCTTCCTGCAAGTCATATATCAGTTTAAGCGCTGCCGTTGCATAGCTTGCCAGTATCTCGCCGATTTTGACGTCCGCTTCGGTAAAAGGCGCATGATCGGTACTGCGTGATAAAGAAATAAGCCCTTCTACCGTATCACGGTATACCATCGGAATGGTCAGCAATGAGCCCGGTAAAAGGAACGGCTCTTTACCGTTAACAACAATTCTACTGTCCTCTTGCGCATTTTCGATGAGAATCGGTTTTGCCGAACGTGCTGCTTCGCCGAAAAACGAATTATTAAGCGGAAATTCCGCATATCTGAAATTAGTTGCGACCTGCTCCTGTTGGTGCGGTACATCGTTGGGCAGCTTATACGGCGGCGGGTAATTTCCTCCGTATGCTTTAACAGTGAGCACATCTTCAAATTCTCCGATGGTAAGAATAACTCCTCCATCCGCGAAGAGCCGTTCAATCATGATTTTATTGATAAAACCGAGAATCCCTGCCGTATCCATTTGCTGCCGTATTGCTTCCGCCGCTTTTATCAGGAAAGTATTGCCGACAGGCAGCAGCTCTTTTGCTCTCATAGCGGTTTCATCGGGGCGTTGTGCCTTAATCAGTTCTTCCTGCATCAGTTCCATCTGAGTTTTAAGCGCCGTATATTCCCGCCGGTAGACCGCATCATTTGAAGCAATTACCACCAATAGAATAAAGCAGAGAGCACCGAGCGCTAACGAAGCAAGCGGGATAGAAACATGTTTGAAGGATCCTGCTGCCGCTATAGACAAGAGCATAATCACAACCAGTGCAATATTATATAATTGAACCGATCGCGTATTTTTTCTGTTCTTTATCGCCCGTATTCCGAAAAACACGCAGCATACTATACTTACCGCAAGAAACACCATTGCGGCGGGAACTATTTTCATAAGCGCAATTCTATCATCTATTACGGGTATCGTCAATTATAAAACCCGTCAACTTTTCAAATATGCGACTTGTCTATATTGCTTTTTTTGAGTATGTTATGCCTTATATACTGGGAACCTCTACTGCCTTCACCGGAGTTTTGAGCGGAATCCTAAAGTAACAGAAAGATGAGGCAACGGCTATTATGAATCAGAATGATGATAAGAACAAAAAGGATCCGAACGAACAGGATCCCTTTAATTTTTTTAAGTTGAGTCCGGAACCGTCCAATAATAATAACAAGGATCAAAAAAAGCCTCGGCTGCCATTCGTGGCGATTATTATCGGCGTGTTTGTCGTGCTGCTTCTGGCAAACCAATTTTTAATGAGGCAAGACGCAAATATTATTCCTTTTTCGGAATTTAAGGATCGCGTTGCGTCGGGCGAAATCGTTAAGGTTATTATGGGGCCTACATATTTCATCGGGCAGACAAAGACACAGGCGAACAGCGAGCAAACAAAAAGCAAACTGCCGTTTTTACCGGCCGATACTACGGGAGATGCCTATCAAACGGTCGGTATCTATTCGGAATCGTTTTTACAGCTGCTGGACGAACACAATGTCATTTATTTGGTGCGCCCTAAAGAAAACAACCTTATCGTTGATTTTTTAGTTCAATGGATATTGCCGTTCGGCTTTATTTTCCTTCTGTGGCATTTTGTTATGAAGCGTTTTACCTCAAATCTCGGCGGACTGGGGGGCACTATCTTTTCGGGCGGACAAGCCCGCTCCGCAGCTGTTGAGGAAGGAAAGGTTACTACCCGTTTCAGCGATGTCGCGGGGGTTGATGAAGCAAAGGAAGAACTGGTCGAAGTTGTAGACTTTTTGAAGTTTCCGCAAAAATACACTGAAATAGGCGGTAAAATTCCGCGCGGCGTTTTATTGGTCGGTACGCCCGGTACCGGAAAGACACTCCTGGCGCGTGCCGTCGCAGGTGAATCGGGCGTTCCTTTCTTTAGAATCAGCGGCTCGGACTTTGTAGAGATGTTTGTAGGTGTCGGCGCTTCTCGTGTGCGCGATCTTTTTAAACAGGCACGGGAAAAGGCTCCTTGTATTATCTTTATCGATGAGCTTGATGCTATCGGTAAGTCCCGCTTAAATTCAATCCATTCAAACGATGAGCGGGAGCAGACGCTCAATCAGCTCCTAGTAGAAATGGACGGGTTTGATAACAGCACCGGACTCATTTTGCTTGCAGCAACCAACCGGCCTGATGTCCTTGACCCTGCGCTGCTTCGTCCCGGACGCTTTGACCGGCAGGTAGCGGTAGATCGTCCCGATATGAAAGGACGCGAGCAAATCCTTAAAATACACGCTAAGAATGTTAAGCTTGCAAACGGTATTGATCTCGGCGACACCGCGCGGATTACCAGCGGTTTTTCGGGCGCCGACCTTGCAAATGTGATTAACGAAGCGGCGTTACTCGCTGTACGCGGCGGCCGTAAAGAAGTTATCACGGAAGATCTCAATGAGGCGGTAGAAAAAGCTATTGCCGGTTTACAGAAGAAGAGCAGGGTAGTAAAGGAAAAAGAACGCCAAATTGTTGCCTATCACGAAACCGGGCACGCAATAACGGCCGCCTTCACCGACGGGGCTGATAAAGTCCATAAGGTCTCTATTATACCGCGCGGTATCGCAGCGCTCGGCTATACCTTGAATATCCCCGAAGAAGACCGCTTCCTGCGTACCGAAAAAGAATTGCTGGCAGAGGTTGACTGTCTCCTCGGAGGGCGGGCTGCCGAATTCGTGCAGTTCGGCGTTGTTTCCACCGGTGCGGCAAATGATCTGTCGCGTGCTACCGATATTATCCGCGGCATGATAACCGACTACGGTATGAGTGATCGCTTTAAGAACGTTGCGCTGTCAAAGCGGGGCAGCGGATACGGAGCGGGCGATCCCCAGCTGGTACGCGAATATTCGGAAACCACACAGCAGTATATCGATGAAGAAATTGCCCGCATTATGGAAGAACGATATGCTGTGGTTGTAAATCGTCTGAAAGAAAAAAAACCGCTGCTGGAATATATTGCAAAACGTCTGCTTGAGAAAGAAACGATCGATAAGCAGGAATTTGACGATATTATCAAGGCGGAATCTCAGTTGCCCCGGCAGCCCGCCCTTGAAGCGCCGGAGGCTGCAAGTTCCGGTGAAACTATTTAACAAGCAAGAATTTCTCTGCCTATCCGGCTCGTTCATAACTTTGCCGGATAGGCAGGGTGCTCATTTCTGCATCGCTTGAACACCGATAGCGGCTGTCCATACATAAGCGGTATTCATCGGCCGATTTACCGTCAAAAATCAACCGAAACCAAGAATTTCATTTTGCCGATTGCGCGTTGTTTTAACGGATGCGCATACTCAAGCCCGATCTTTGCCGAACCGCTTACCGTAACGGCTGCCCGCCCGTAAACCGACTGATAAACATAAGGCGTAAGCGGCGGCGCGCTGTTTCCCAAAAAATTAAGCACGGCTTTATATCCGGCGCTTATCTTTAGTCTATTGTAAAAAATCGGCAGCCATGAGCTGCCGGTTTGAATGTCATAACTCAAAATAGTGCACTCCGTGTCGAATGCAAAGCCGGCATTTATCGCGCCGCCGCTTGTGCTTATCGTTGTGTTTGATTGTAAGTGCTCCGGCATGGACGGAAGATATGCGTTCATCCCCATAAATGCAGGATTATTGAAAAAAGTATAGGAACCGAATTCAGGAACATAATAGGCATTGTAACCGGCGTATCCGCTGCATTGAATCGTGACGGGCAGCACCGGCATATATGCCGCTACGAGCGCTTGGACGACCGCTGCATTGGAGCAGCTTTCAAAATGGTACCCGTGTTTTATCCCTGCCTGTAGCTCGATCCCTGCTATCGATTTTGCAAAAAACGGCGTATCCAATGCAATGAACGGCCTAAGATAGGCATACCGGAAACTTATCTGCTCCGAAAGAACGGTATCTTTGAGCGCGTATCCGTAAAGCGTTTTTTGCACGGTATAGTCTTTGGGGAAGAAAGAGAATGCTTCCGCCGAGATTCCCGCATTGACAGCAATATGCCGGTACCCGTTCTTAGTCGGTATCGGGAAAGCCGCTCCCACGGAACCACCTACGGTTCTATAGCGGAAATGATTATTCAGATCGTATATTTGGAATGAAAATCCCACCGGTTTTGTATTAACGGAAAGGTTTGCATGTATTTGATAAAAAAACGGCTTAAAATAAAAGATAGACGCTGCTTTGAGGGATAAAAGCGCTGTCGGATCAATCCCGTAAATATCCAGCGCGAGACCGGTTTCATTCGCTTTTGTCATATCATCGGGAAGGGTAACATATAACAGCGGAAACACCCGCCACATCCATGAAAGATACCGATATTTTTTGGGGCTCAGCAACTCCGGCTTAGGCGCAATGCTTTGTACGTGCATTGCATCCGGCGTATAATCGGTGAGCGCTGCTTTTTCTTCGGTGAAAAGCCGTTCCGAGACCGTACAAAGCGTATTATACTTTGCGTGTACGCCGGTATAGACAAGCAAACCATCCGGCGTTCCGTTCTCTGCGGCGGGTATATCGGGAGACATCGGAGATGAACTGTCCCGTATCACGGCTGCAGCTGGTGCAGAAACTACGGTATCAAGCGGAGAGGCTGTATTCGGTAAGTGCAGATGCTCTTGGGGCAGCAGTACCGGATAAAAAACGCCGCCCGAAATATCTTCCTTTAAAACTTTCAGCATGTTCGTTGCCGGATTATATGTTGCCGCGCGGTACAGCATGCCTTTTTCCGCCCATGAAAAGGTAAGCAGCGTCCCCGAATCGGTGCTATTGGTCTGCAGACAGCGGATTGCCGGGAGCGGCTTTTCAAGCAGTAGCTTTTGGATATGCTTGGTGTTTTTGTTGATAAACAGAATATCGCGGTTAATACCGTTTGCCGCAATAAAAGCGATGCTATCTTCTCCCGCGTATACGGGATCATAGATGGCGGTGTAGGGCATACCGGGACCCGCAGAAAAAAGAGAGTCCTGTGTACCGGCATTTTGCATGTCGGCAATCACCAGATGAGAAAATTGCCCGTCGATTTTTACGCCGCAGATACGGCCGTTGTCGCAAAAAGCGGCTGTCCGCAATGAGTAATATTCGTCAGGTAAAAACCGTTTTGTACGCATATCAAAAATTGCCGACCGATGTTTTTCCCCTTCAAGCGATTGAATGGTATCCGTTACCAAAAGCCGCTCTCCGTCCGGCGAAAAGTTGAGATGAGACAGGGTTCGATTGGCGGTAAATAATTTTTCGGAGCCGCCGTCAGCCGTATAAAACCGGACATCCCCTTGCGTAAAATCATAACAGACAAAACCTTCGCGGTTGGCAGCAATCAGCATAAAGCCCGATTTACGCAGCTCCCGAAAAGGGACCGGCAAACGGATTACCGGCGGCGGCTGAATAGCCGTAAGAAATTCGCTCCACAGCGACTTAAGCGGTTTCCCGAAAATATGCTTGGTTTTACTCTGAGGAAAGAGAAAAAAGGAACTATGCCAATAGCGGGCGTACGATTCCATACCGTATTTTTTTTGAAGATAGTCGGCAAATCCGGCGCCGTAGAGGTAGCCCCAAAATGCACCCGGGTATACGTCGCGCTGCCCTGCAGCCTCCTGCCACGAAGGAGCGCATCCGTCGATTTTGCCCTGCATTAGATGATGGTAAAAGAGCGGATCATTCAATCGCCCCTGCTTACCGTCAAGGCTTTCATACGAAACGGCTGCACCCTCATTAAATGAAAGCGGCAGTACCGGTAAAAAATAGATCATCGATATTGCATGAGTT from the Treponema vincentii F0403 genome contains:
- a CDS encoding heavy metal translocating P-type ATPase, which translates into the protein MQTQNFTVTGMSCAACSANVEKAVGRLAGVETVQVNLLTKRMAVKYNPEAVDEHTIIQTVEKSGYGAFSLSEGNTAQPPAQHADAEIADSEKKQFIFSLFFLIPLMYVSMGRMLKLPQPPFFTGAENALIFVFTQFLLTLPVLVLNRRFFINGLTSLFHGAPNMNSLIAVGSGAAAIYGVFALYRIGYGLGHGQLDIVRLYVKDLYFESSAMILTLISLGKFLEARAKKKTSEALEKLIQLRPRTAQVLRNGIEVEIPVENIAVGDTIIIRPGQTLPVDGTIIEGSTSLDESAVTGESLPVEKTVGDSVISASHNLSGSFIFRADKVGNDTTLARIIALVEEASSSKAPVAKLADVISGYFVPIVMLISLAAFIGWLVAGASFEFALSTAISVLVISCPCALGLATPTAIMAGTGKGAQLGILIRSAEGLELAHRVTAVLLDKTGTITEGKPTLQHIEVFSPQYTENDILWIAYSLEHLSEHPLAHAIIMAAEEKKLAPFKVNGFMAVHGKGIYGTAAVNDLNGTSSIGNVRIGAGNTKLCSELGIPVSGTVQARLAEAAENGASPLLIIIGDECAGLIAVADPVKEGSIRAIQDFHEMSIHTVMLTGDNQRTAEAIQKIVGVGEVAAELLPQDKKAKVEYYRSKGFSPAFIGDGINDAPALTAADVGIAIGGGTDIAIESADIVLMNNSLETAVTAIQLSKAVMRTIKQNLFWALFYNSLCIPLAAGVFYTLFGLRLSPMFAAAAMSFSSVSVVTNALRLNRFRPKHIEQTANNMQYCAIATAEPAEKTENITHKENTDMKQITLNIEGMSCGHCSARVEKALNTIEGVSAKVNLEAKTAAVTYPENVTVEALKAAVTDAGYSVTGSH
- a CDS encoding LptA/OstA family protein codes for the protein MYKLRLSLAAFIFSLLMSPLLAAAPVKITFSADKMQGSGQKGQNSTALTGNAKVSVDSLNIYGERIELYGKDYRYIRASGNVTGEDAEKGFTFSAASLSYDRETEVAEFMGQAKVEDTKNKVETAAERIEYNQKNEIILLQMAVKLKSKDIICDSLFAVYNRNTSMLELTGKPAVKKGKDEFKAARISVDLETEDIKLEGKVSGSVTEEKEDATAAETSAKEEPKTP
- the lptB gene encoding LPS export ABC transporter ATP-binding protein — translated: MSDSLEYVSQENEMQQDIEHSELNTEIALIVSEPFDEPDSPDVPVQNNFLYGTQCSADSNVPKSILRAEGLNKSFRKKQAVKDVSFSMAQGEVVGLLGPNGAGKTTSFYMIVGFYTPNSGGIYLDDRRITELPMYKRARIGISYLPQEASVFRKLSVEQNIDAILETRKDLSRAERKEKLDSLLEEFGITANRKQPAYTLSGGERRRTEIARALAIEPKFLLLDEPFAGIDPIAVHDIKLIIRLLARQNIGVLITDHNVRDTLEITDRAYIINKGEIVEQGPRDKILESEIARKVYLGEEFRM
- a CDS encoding YbaN family protein, coding for MKYIWLAAGCLFLGFGLVGVVLPILPTTPFILVAVFCFAKSSERMHRWLLSTQLYQKHVKKFNETRTMTLKEKITILAVASVMLLAGFYFSKQIYARILIIIVMCIKYYIFIFKIKTAPGKTKKEMPEVSAIDSDRQN
- a CDS encoding exodeoxyribonuclease III; protein product: MTSVISWNVNGIRAAQKKGFLEWLYTESPDVLCLQETKARKEQLPSELITPAWKEGTYKTYWQAAKKPGYSGTAVFCKKEPLNIRTMNLPAFDDEGRVLVADFDTVSVISAYFPNSQEGGARLDYKLDFCAAMLEFCNALQKDGRHIVLCGDYNIAHKPIDLANPKSNEQNPGYLPEERAWMDTFTQAGYIDTFRHFCAEPHRYTWWSYRFHAREKNIGWRIDYHCVDNAFLPNIRESSIMADVLGSDHCPIKLVYQK
- a CDS encoding ATP-binding protein encodes the protein MIKELRVDGKDPLFDKTGMLYKEFPSDFRQIRYFTLLIVQSAPLEIKGINLLEQQISEIIKNAVKHGNKCDPKKKVKVWYEFSSEHAHLIVEDEGAGFQDIEKWNEFNRKRLECLHKQDFTNLGDYVSFRTAQSDDNDGGNALFAALEYWNGGFVFGDKRNSIAMLKQYPKKRHGIAIE
- a CDS encoding STAS domain-containing protein — translated: MELKIRKNKEVYIVDISGEMDLYNSYKLKELIAKMLERQIKCIVLNLEEVEYIDSSGIGALIYICSTLKKKNLKLYITNIHGSVKKVIELTKLMGFFPITNSLEEALQKLANSQ